The following proteins come from a genomic window of Yinghuangia sp. ASG 101:
- a CDS encoding FHA domain-containing protein: MAICPRGHHSVDEAFCDTCRLPIEGQGMQQFGGLDHGQGPAAAELCPMCRTRRDNGARYCEACRHEFGTTPVPVPTEYPPAGGYDPTGYGSQSGQTGHAMQAGQSAQTGQSGQTGQSGQTGQGGQTGQGGHQTGPPGQMAQNPYVYGEQQGYSQQSVPGQTTHGYSGQTGGGYAPYPQQQGYPPADPQAGYGGTGQPYADEYGGGTVMGPGQVVVPPPPGLPQPLQTQPQYVWTLRVTADRDYFDRVVAQGGPDAHAMRFPDYHEPWEVVLHGDHVRVGRRGSGGSGPDIEIDLSGPPSDPGISHHHVSLNRDPDGAWSVTDEESTNGTTINGGLEAVNVRVPVRLNDGDRVHVGAWTTLEVRLTALH, translated from the coding sequence ATGGCGATATGTCCGCGCGGCCACCACTCGGTCGACGAGGCCTTCTGCGATACGTGCAGGCTTCCGATCGAGGGGCAGGGCATGCAGCAGTTCGGCGGTCTCGACCACGGCCAGGGCCCCGCCGCGGCCGAGTTGTGCCCGATGTGCCGGACCCGGCGCGACAACGGCGCTCGCTACTGCGAGGCGTGCCGCCACGAGTTCGGCACGACACCGGTTCCCGTGCCGACCGAGTACCCGCCCGCGGGCGGGTACGACCCGACGGGGTATGGGTCGCAGTCGGGCCAGACGGGGCACGCGATGCAGGCGGGCCAGTCGGCCCAGACCGGCCAGAGCGGCCAGACCGGGCAGAGCGGCCAGACCGGCCAGGGGGGCCAGACCGGCCAGGGCGGCCACCAGACGGGCCCACCCGGCCAGATGGCGCAGAACCCGTACGTCTACGGCGAGCAGCAGGGCTATTCCCAGCAGTCCGTTCCCGGTCAGACCACCCACGGATACTCCGGTCAGACCGGCGGCGGCTACGCGCCGTACCCGCAGCAGCAGGGCTACCCGCCCGCGGACCCGCAGGCCGGTTACGGGGGCACCGGCCAGCCCTACGCCGACGAGTACGGCGGAGGCACGGTCATGGGCCCGGGCCAGGTCGTCGTCCCGCCGCCGCCGGGCCTCCCGCAGCCGCTCCAGACGCAGCCGCAGTACGTCTGGACGCTGCGCGTCACCGCGGACCGGGACTACTTCGACCGCGTCGTCGCGCAGGGCGGCCCCGACGCCCACGCCATGCGGTTCCCCGACTACCACGAGCCGTGGGAGGTCGTGCTGCACGGCGACCACGTCCGCGTGGGCCGCCGCGGATCCGGCGGCAGCGGGCCCGACATAGAGATCGACCTGTCCGGGCCACCGTCCGACCCGGGCATCTCCCACCACCACGTCAGCCTGAACCGCGACCCCGACGGCGCGTGGTCGGTGACCGACGAGGAGTCGACGAACGGCACCACGATCAACGGCGGCCTGGAGGCCGTCAACGTCCGCGTGCCGGTCCGCCTCAACGACGGCGACCGCGTGCACGTGGGAGCGTGGACGACCCTGGAGGTCCGCCTGACGGCACTCCACTGA
- a CDS encoding VWA domain-containing protein: MAPHENPTGEPAFNVEVFQNQYLPTGGSEVHAVATVTATGAAAGAAAGPRGGLAAEVILVDTSGSMDYPGTKLSSAKLATKAAIDSLREGTLFAVVAGTGMASMVYPTDERLVPLDDHTRREAKRAVDRLRARGGTAMGQWLLAARRLLEPYPHAIRHAILLTDGKDESETPADLAAAIQACQGVFTCDCRGVGTDWVVAELRQVASGLLGSLAIVADPADLIADFTEMIEGAMGKAVADVSLRLRTVGATRVKFVKQVRPSIEDLTHRRTDVGGNIGDYPTGAWGDESRDYHVCLEVAPGDLNDPVRVGVVSLVSRGADGTESELTRIGVFAEWTEDEQLFTEINKEVALYTGRTEMAKEIQEGLSARDEGHDDLATAKLRRALDLARQSEDEYTAQLIRKLVDEDPVTGTIKLRKDVDDADVMRINVDSVKTSRLRKPRTGTASAARTDGNG; this comes from the coding sequence ATGGCACCCCACGAGAACCCCACCGGCGAACCCGCCTTCAACGTCGAGGTCTTCCAGAACCAGTACCTCCCCACGGGCGGGAGCGAGGTCCACGCGGTCGCCACGGTCACCGCGACCGGTGCCGCGGCCGGTGCCGCCGCCGGGCCGCGCGGCGGGCTCGCCGCCGAGGTGATCCTCGTCGACACCTCCGGGTCGATGGACTACCCGGGCACGAAGCTGTCGTCGGCGAAACTGGCGACCAAGGCCGCGATCGACTCGCTGCGCGAGGGGACGCTGTTCGCGGTCGTGGCGGGCACCGGCATGGCGTCGATGGTCTACCCGACCGACGAGCGCCTCGTACCGCTCGACGACCACACGCGCCGCGAGGCCAAGCGCGCGGTCGACCGCCTCCGGGCGCGCGGCGGCACCGCGATGGGGCAGTGGCTGCTCGCCGCGCGGCGGCTGCTGGAGCCGTACCCGCACGCCATCCGGCACGCCATCCTGCTCACCGACGGCAAGGACGAGAGCGAGACGCCGGCCGACCTGGCCGCCGCGATCCAGGCCTGCCAGGGCGTCTTCACGTGTGACTGCCGCGGCGTGGGCACCGACTGGGTCGTCGCCGAACTGCGGCAGGTCGCCTCGGGATTGCTCGGCAGCCTCGCGATCGTCGCCGACCCGGCCGACCTCATCGCGGACTTCACCGAGATGATCGAGGGCGCGATGGGCAAGGCCGTCGCCGACGTCTCGCTGCGGCTGCGCACGGTCGGCGCGACGCGGGTGAAGTTCGTCAAGCAAGTACGGCCGTCCATCGAGGATCTGACGCACCGTCGCACCGACGTCGGCGGCAACATCGGCGACTACCCCACGGGCGCGTGGGGCGACGAGAGCCGCGACTACCACGTGTGCCTGGAGGTCGCGCCGGGCGACCTGAACGACCCGGTGCGGGTGGGCGTCGTGAGCCTGGTCTCCCGCGGCGCCGACGGCACCGAGTCCGAGCTGACCCGGATCGGTGTGTTCGCCGAATGGACCGAGGACGAACAGCTGTTCACCGAGATCAACAAGGAAGTCGCGCTCTACACCGGCCGCACCGAGATGGCCAAGGAGATCCAGGAGGGCCTGTCGGCCCGCGACGAGGGCCACGACGACCTGGCGACCGCGAAGCTGCGGCGGGCGCTCGACCTCGCGCGGCAGTCGGAGGACGAGTACACCGCCCAGCTGATCCGGAAGCTCGTCGACGAGGACCCCGTCACCGGGACGATCAAGCTGCGCAAGGACGTCGACGACGCCGACGTGATGCGGATCAACGTGGACTCGGTCAAGACGTCGCGACTGCGCAAACCCCGTACGGGCACCGCGTCCGCCGCCCGGACCGACGGCAACGGGTGA
- a CDS encoding protein phosphatase 2C domain-containing protein, whose product MIPVGTSGPGPHGVTSAVGASNGEAPAYGCPNCGVASRPGDNFCEACGYDLRRAAPPRPVAERAPRRGQFASAVCRTCRTATISADGWCEVCGRAYNPRDSMAFDIGIAAGMSDRGLRHRRNEDAMAIDIVDTPHTGPIVVAVVCDGVSSSPRPDDASATAASTASGALVAALRGGAGPEAATRAAAAAAASAVARLAGPGEAEGNAPACTYVSAVVTPETVTIGWVGDSRAYWLSVDGTAAGDPHEPPAAAYPVPEAARESVRIALPEPAWPAEPPEESESTIRVPTPASQLTEDDSWAARMVACGQMTEAQAFADSRAHAIVSWLGADAGEVRARVTTLRPNTPGAVLLCSDGLWNYVQPAQALSAFALPHGLAQPMRAAQELTDYALQCGGADNITVALVPFPPAAHVGSEPKE is encoded by the coding sequence GTGATCCCCGTGGGCACGAGCGGGCCGGGGCCGCACGGCGTGACCTCCGCGGTGGGCGCGTCCAACGGCGAGGCGCCCGCGTACGGGTGCCCGAACTGCGGCGTCGCGTCGCGGCCCGGGGACAACTTCTGCGAGGCGTGCGGGTACGACCTGCGCCGCGCCGCGCCGCCCCGCCCGGTCGCCGAACGCGCCCCCAGGCGCGGGCAGTTCGCGTCCGCGGTGTGCCGCACGTGCCGGACGGCCACGATCAGCGCCGACGGCTGGTGCGAGGTGTGCGGGCGCGCGTACAACCCGCGCGACTCGATGGCGTTCGACATCGGCATCGCCGCCGGGATGAGCGACCGCGGCCTGCGGCACCGCCGCAACGAGGACGCCATGGCGATCGACATCGTCGACACCCCGCACACCGGGCCGATCGTCGTCGCGGTGGTCTGCGACGGGGTGTCGTCGTCGCCGCGCCCCGACGACGCGTCCGCGACCGCGGCGAGCACCGCGTCCGGGGCGCTCGTCGCGGCGCTGCGCGGGGGCGCGGGCCCCGAGGCGGCCACCCGCGCGGCGGCAGCGGCGGCGGCGAGTGCCGTCGCCCGCCTGGCCGGTCCCGGCGAGGCCGAGGGGAACGCCCCGGCGTGCACGTACGTGTCCGCTGTCGTCACGCCGGAGACCGTCACGATCGGCTGGGTCGGCGACAGCCGCGCCTACTGGCTGTCCGTCGACGGCACCGCGGCCGGCGACCCGCACGAGCCGCCCGCCGCCGCGTACCCGGTGCCCGAGGCCGCCCGCGAATCGGTGCGCATCGCCCTGCCCGAGCCCGCGTGGCCCGCGGAGCCCCCCGAGGAGTCCGAGAGCACGATCCGGGTGCCCACCCCGGCGTCGCAGCTGACCGAGGACGACTCGTGGGCCGCCCGCATGGTCGCGTGCGGGCAGATGACCGAGGCGCAGGCGTTCGCCGACAGCCGGGCCCACGCGATCGTCTCGTGGCTCGGCGCGGACGCCGGCGAGGTACGCGCCCGCGTGACCACGCTGCGGCCCAACACCCCCGGCGCGGTGCTGCTGTGCAGCGACGGGCTGTGGAACTACGTGCAGCCGGCCCAGGCGCTCTCGGCTTTCGCCCTGCCCCACGGGCTGGCGCAACCGATGCGCGCCGCACAGGAGTTGACCGACTACGCCCTGCAATGCGGTGGCGCCGACAACATCACCGTCGCCCTAGTCCCCTTCCCACCCGCAGCGCATGTCGGGTCGGAACCGAAGGAGTAG
- a CDS encoding serine/threonine-protein kinase, producing MTLCNRPGCDGSIDPDGYCDACGRAPLKAGAGAAPASSASAPAPAPATGCNRPDCGVGPLDEDGYCEACGRAPLKSTAGAVPAQGGSAPPSGTSASGRDPVLASGLDGGLGGTGLPGTGRSGSVRSGTTSTGQSGRTGRTSGRTSRRAGAASARRLGAGIVEIPAVNVRDPAKLLMRDPVVPEERRFCRDENCGRPVGRGRDGQPGIANGFCAHDGTPFSFAPKLEPGDMVEHYRVVGCLARGGFGWVYLAKDTKLHDMWVVLKGLLGSNDPDAVEAAVAEQRTLSRIQHPNIVTVHSVVTHKDRYTGEPEPYIVMEYVGGMSLKELLENRRVETGDRRATLPVEQVLAYAIEILPAFGHLHGRGLVYCDFKPDNVIQSDDQLKLIDMGAVRAIDDDTGAIFGTFGYQAPEIGKILKDEHGEDYQIGPTPESDLYTVGRAMAVLSFPFANFTREWKHSLPPASSVPLFQEFESFHRLLLRATHPEPEHRFAAASDLAEQCLGVLREVVAARTGEPKPALSGLFGPETRVAHTDVTAWHAPNAPTPLEVAAGLPVPRVDAEDPAAGLLASLPTNDPDELLAAVTTAGIQSAEATLRLAYVCIERGQIERAEAFLDDIDADDWRLVWYRGLASLAESRTTDALAAFDAVRSLLPGEPAPRLALGLCLEQTGRHAQAAREYQGVWNTDRSYVSAAFGLARCQLAAGQRADAVATLESVPNTSANHVAAQTAALRTRVCDRNPQEPLEDDLLQASAHLEALPLTGEAYDRLAADLLGAALEWVRHGRAGATGRGGAVLGSALDERRLRFALESTYRSLARHVDRTDERVRLVDKANEVRPRTWV from the coding sequence ATGACACTGTGTAACCGTCCCGGCTGCGACGGGTCGATCGACCCGGACGGCTACTGCGACGCGTGCGGACGCGCGCCGCTCAAGGCGGGAGCGGGCGCCGCCCCGGCGTCCTCCGCCTCCGCCCCCGCACCCGCTCCCGCGACGGGGTGCAACCGCCCCGACTGCGGCGTCGGTCCCCTCGACGAGGACGGCTACTGCGAGGCGTGCGGACGCGCGCCGCTCAAGTCGACCGCCGGGGCCGTCCCCGCGCAAGGCGGGTCCGCCCCGCCCTCCGGCACCTCCGCGTCCGGCCGCGACCCCGTGCTCGCCAGCGGCCTCGACGGCGGCCTGGGCGGCACCGGCCTGCCCGGCACCGGCCGTTCCGGCAGCGTCCGGTCCGGCACGACGTCGACCGGGCAGTCCGGACGCACCGGCCGCACCTCCGGCCGCACGTCCCGCCGGGCCGGCGCCGCCAGCGCGCGCCGCCTCGGCGCGGGCATCGTGGAGATCCCCGCGGTCAACGTCCGCGACCCCGCGAAACTCCTCATGCGCGACCCGGTCGTCCCCGAGGAGCGCCGCTTCTGCCGCGACGAGAACTGCGGCCGTCCCGTGGGCCGGGGACGCGACGGGCAGCCCGGCATCGCCAACGGCTTCTGCGCGCACGACGGGACGCCGTTCTCGTTCGCCCCCAAGCTCGAACCCGGCGACATGGTCGAGCACTACCGCGTCGTCGGCTGCCTGGCCCGCGGCGGTTTCGGCTGGGTGTACCTCGCGAAGGACACCAAGCTCCACGACATGTGGGTCGTGCTCAAGGGCCTCCTCGGCAGCAACGACCCCGACGCGGTCGAGGCCGCCGTCGCCGAACAGCGCACGCTCTCGCGCATCCAGCACCCCAACATCGTCACGGTCCACAGCGTCGTGACGCACAAGGACCGCTACACCGGCGAACCCGAGCCGTACATCGTCATGGAGTACGTGGGCGGCATGTCGCTCAAGGAACTCCTGGAGAACCGCCGCGTCGAAACCGGCGACCGGCGTGCCACGCTGCCCGTCGAACAGGTGCTGGCGTACGCGATCGAGATCCTGCCCGCGTTCGGCCACCTGCACGGCCGCGGCCTGGTCTACTGCGACTTCAAGCCCGACAACGTCATCCAGAGTGACGACCAGCTCAAGCTGATCGACATGGGCGCGGTCCGCGCGATCGACGACGACACCGGGGCCATCTTCGGCACGTTCGGCTACCAGGCCCCCGAGATCGGCAAGATCCTCAAGGACGAGCACGGCGAGGACTACCAGATCGGCCCGACACCCGAGTCCGACCTCTACACGGTCGGCCGCGCGATGGCGGTGCTCAGCTTCCCGTTCGCGAACTTCACCCGCGAGTGGAAGCACAGCCTGCCGCCCGCGAGTTCGGTGCCCTTGTTCCAGGAGTTCGAGTCGTTCCACCGGCTCCTGCTGCGCGCCACCCACCCCGAGCCCGAACACCGCTTCGCCGCGGCGTCCGACCTCGCCGAGCAGTGCCTCGGCGTGCTGCGCGAGGTCGTCGCCGCCCGCACCGGCGAGCCCAAGCCCGCGCTGTCGGGCCTGTTCGGCCCGGAAACCCGCGTCGCGCACACCGACGTCACCGCGTGGCACGCCCCGAACGCCCCCACCCCGCTGGAGGTCGCCGCCGGTCTGCCGGTGCCGCGCGTCGACGCCGAGGACCCGGCCGCGGGCCTGCTCGCGTCGCTGCCGACCAACGACCCCGACGAACTCCTCGCCGCCGTCACCACCGCCGGCATCCAGTCCGCCGAGGCGACGCTGCGCCTGGCCTACGTGTGCATCGAACGCGGGCAGATCGAGCGGGCTGAGGCGTTCCTCGACGACATCGACGCCGACGACTGGCGGCTCGTCTGGTACCGCGGGCTGGCCTCGCTCGCCGAGAGCCGCACCACCGACGCCCTCGCCGCGTTCGACGCCGTGCGCTCGCTGCTCCCCGGCGAACCCGCGCCGCGCCTCGCCCTGGGCCTGTGCCTGGAGCAGACCGGGCGGCACGCCCAGGCGGCCCGCGAATACCAGGGCGTGTGGAACACCGACCGCTCGTACGTCAGCGCGGCGTTCGGCCTGGCCCGCTGCCAACTCGCCGCCGGGCAACGCGCCGACGCCGTCGCGACGCTCGAATCGGTGCCCAACACCTCCGCCAACCACGTCGCCGCGCAGACCGCCGCGCTCCGTACGCGCGTGTGCGACCGCAACCCGCAAGAGCCCTTGGAAGACGACCTGTTGCAGGCCTCCGCGCACCTGGAGGCGCTGCCGCTGACCGGTGAGGCGTACGACCGCCTCGCCGCCGACCTGCTCGGCGCCGCCCTCGAATGGGTGCGGCACGGCAGGGCCGGCGCGACCGGGCGCGGCGGGGCGGTGCTCGGCAGCGCGCTCGACGAACGACGCCTGCGGTTCGCCCTGGAGAGCACCTACCGCTCGCTCGCGCGCCACGTCGACCGCACCGACGAACGGGTGAGACTGGTGGACAAGGCCAACGAAGTGCGTCCCAGGACCTGGGTGTGA
- a CDS encoding transporter substrate-binding domain-containing protein: protein MTLLRTPSRRGARSRLRTPAVSRPRARPAALAVACGLLLAACSSDPGHHAVDLPLPPPPTVSETPTAPPPQPDCGNPELSLKPPAAVPAPGSWPTDSTMQRIRDRGFLIAGIDQSSYPFGYRDPVDNRLKGFDIDLIREVARAIFGDPVDNRIQFRVLPNKDRDTAVADGRVDIAAMTMTVDCLRRQNVDFSDVYYVATQRVLIQKDADLPPPVREGLPGLAGYRVCAVNGSRSFGPIMDPKYGVVPVVGATWADCLVKLQKGEVEAVSTDENILFGLRALDPNHTEIVGEPVSLEPYAMPIAKQHTDFVRFVNAVLARLRNDGTWSALYGKYIAPTVDTPDPRPPAVTAWRDAP from the coding sequence GTGACCCTCCTCCGCACCCCCTCCCGCCGCGGGGCCCGCAGCCGCCTTCGTACGCCCGCCGTTTCGCGCCCGCGCGCGAGGCCCGCCGCGCTCGCGGTCGCGTGCGGGCTGCTGCTCGCGGCGTGCTCCTCCGACCCCGGCCACCACGCCGTCGACCTCCCGCTGCCGCCCCCGCCGACCGTCTCCGAGACGCCCACGGCCCCTCCCCCGCAGCCGGACTGCGGCAACCCCGAGCTGAGCCTCAAACCGCCCGCCGCGGTGCCCGCCCCCGGCTCGTGGCCGACCGACAGCACGATGCAGCGCATCCGCGACCGGGGCTTCCTGATCGCCGGAATCGACCAGAGCTCCTACCCGTTCGGCTACCGCGACCCGGTCGACAACCGGCTCAAGGGCTTCGACATCGACCTGATCCGCGAGGTCGCCCGGGCGATCTTCGGCGACCCCGTCGACAACCGCATCCAGTTCCGGGTCCTGCCCAACAAGGACCGCGACACGGCGGTGGCGGACGGTCGCGTCGACATCGCGGCGATGACCATGACCGTCGACTGCCTGCGCCGCCAGAATGTCGACTTCTCCGACGTGTACTACGTCGCCACGCAGCGCGTCCTGATCCAGAAGGACGCCGACCTGCCGCCCCCCGTCCGCGAGGGCCTGCCCGGCCTCGCCGGGTACCGCGTGTGCGCGGTCAACGGCTCGCGGTCGTTCGGCCCCATCATGGACCCGAAGTACGGCGTCGTGCCCGTCGTCGGCGCCACCTGGGCCGACTGCCTCGTCAAGCTCCAGAAGGGCGAGGTCGAGGCCGTCTCGACGGACGAGAACATCCTGTTCGGCCTGCGCGCGCTGGACCCCAACCACACCGAGATCGTCGGCGAGCCCGTCAGCCTCGAGCCGTACGCCATGCCGATCGCCAAGCAGCACACGGACTTCGTGCGCTTCGTCAACGCCGTGCTCGCCAGGCTGCGGAACGACGGCACCTGGAGCGCGCTGTACGGGAAGTACATCGCCCCCACCGTCGACACCCCCGACCCGCGGCCCCCGGCCGTCACCGCGTGGCGGGACGCGCCGTGA
- a CDS encoding ABC transporter ATP-binding protein yields METAPSPRPVVAALAGASVRRFTTDQVILDGIDWTVRAGEHWALLGANGAGKTTILRLLGATTHPTEGTVDVLGHRLGRVDVRELRARIGFVSSAQKVPLDETAHTIVLTGATGTVQPLWRKYDDATHRRAHELLAELDLKELADRPYAVCSGGQRARILIARALIAAPGLLLLDEPFNALDLPSREDLVDAMHRLAAARPDLATITVTHHLEELAPNIGHALLLRDGRVQAAGRVHDVLTGRHLTECFGRPIEVTYHGTRWQAYSPRTQLTPPS; encoded by the coding sequence GTGGAGACCGCCCCCTCGCCCCGCCCCGTCGTCGCCGCCCTGGCCGGTGCCTCCGTGCGCAGGTTCACGACCGACCAGGTCATCCTCGACGGCATCGACTGGACCGTCCGCGCCGGCGAGCACTGGGCGCTGCTCGGGGCGAACGGGGCCGGCAAGACGACGATCCTGCGGCTGCTCGGCGCGACCACACACCCCACCGAGGGCACCGTCGACGTGCTCGGCCACCGGCTCGGCCGGGTCGACGTCCGGGAGCTGCGGGCCCGCATCGGGTTCGTCTCCAGCGCGCAGAAGGTGCCGCTCGACGAGACCGCGCACACGATCGTGCTCACCGGGGCCACCGGGACCGTGCAGCCGCTGTGGCGCAAGTACGACGACGCGACCCACCGGCGCGCGCACGAACTCCTCGCCGAGCTGGACCTCAAGGAGCTGGCCGACCGTCCGTACGCGGTCTGCTCGGGCGGACAACGCGCGCGCATCCTCATCGCGCGGGCGCTCATCGCCGCCCCCGGGCTGCTGCTGTTGGACGAGCCGTTCAACGCGCTGGACCTGCCGTCGCGCGAGGATCTCGTCGACGCGATGCACCGGCTCGCCGCCGCGCGGCCCGACCTCGCGACGATCACGGTCACGCACCACCTGGAGGAGCTGGCGCCGAACATCGGGCACGCGCTGCTGCTGCGCGACGGCCGGGTGCAGGCGGCCGGCCGCGTCCACGACGTGCTGACGGGCCGTCACCTGACCGAGTGCTTCGGACGCCCCATCGAGGTCACCTACCACGGCACCCGCTGGCAGGCATACTCCCCACGCACGCAGCTCACCCCACCAAGCTGA
- a CDS encoding ATP-binding cassette domain-containing protein, with protein MTRYAIEAEGLVKRYGRTTALAGVDLVAREGAVLALLGPNGAGKTTTVRMLATLIGPDAGHASVGGYDVVRDAARVRRLIGLTGQYASVDEEMTGFENLVLLGRLLDFSRADARARAGELLERFQLSDAAHRPPGTYSGGMRRRLDLAASLVGRPRFLYLDEPTTGLDPRSRGDVWDLIRGLVADEGVTVLLTTQYLDEADQLAHDIAVIDRGLVIANGTADSLKTQIGGQSLEIRPSDPARVDDTAAILTELTGQTPDRDSRPGVVTVPVHDPDLLPYVVRRLEEAGIRATELALRLPSLDEVFLELTGRPQDAEPGPESAAA; from the coding sequence ATGACCCGCTACGCGATCGAAGCCGAAGGCCTCGTCAAGCGCTACGGCCGGACCACCGCCCTGGCCGGTGTCGACCTCGTCGCCCGCGAGGGTGCCGTCCTGGCGCTCCTCGGGCCGAACGGGGCCGGCAAGACCACGACGGTGCGCATGCTCGCCACGCTGATCGGCCCCGACGCCGGGCACGCCAGCGTGGGCGGGTACGACGTCGTGCGCGACGCCGCGCGCGTGCGCCGGCTGATCGGGCTCACCGGGCAGTACGCGTCGGTGGACGAGGAGATGACCGGCTTCGAGAACCTGGTCCTGCTCGGCCGCCTGCTCGACTTCTCGCGGGCCGACGCCCGCGCCCGGGCCGGTGAGCTGCTGGAGCGCTTCCAGCTCTCGGACGCGGCGCACCGGCCACCGGGCACCTATTCCGGCGGCATGCGGCGCCGGCTCGACCTCGCGGCGAGCCTCGTCGGACGGCCGAGGTTCCTCTACCTCGACGAGCCGACCACCGGGCTCGACCCGCGCAGCCGCGGCGACGTGTGGGACCTCATCCGCGGGCTCGTCGCGGACGAGGGCGTCACGGTCCTGCTCACCACGCAGTACCTGGACGAGGCCGACCAGCTCGCGCACGACATCGCCGTCATCGACCGCGGCCTGGTCATCGCGAACGGCACCGCCGACTCGCTCAAGACCCAGATCGGCGGCCAGAGCCTGGAGATCCGGCCGTCGGACCCCGCCCGCGTCGACGACACCGCCGCCATCCTGACCGAGCTGACCGGCCAGACGCCCGACCGCGACAGCCGCCCCGGCGTCGTCACGGTGCCGGTGCACGACCCCGACCTGCTGCCGTACGTGGTCCGCCGCCTGGAGGAGGCGGGGATCCGCGCGACCGAGCTGGCGCTGCGCCTGCCGAGCCTCGACGAGGTGTTCCTGGAGCTGACCGGCCGCCCCCAGGACGCCGAGCCGGGGCCCGAATCGGCCGCGGCCTGA
- a CDS encoding ABC transporter permease, which yields MTTATKPTAPAMTATPEKHDPHPQVPDSPKPFAIVRHSLTLTWRNLVKLKHQPEQLIDLTLQPILFIVMFVYLFGGAIEGSTKDYLQFVLPGILVQTVVFASLGTGVALCEDISKGVFDRFRSLPISRFTPLAGAALGDVCRYVVSIAIVFGFGSAIGFRVQTDVFSALAAVGLVLVFAFAMSWIFVVLGVTMKNPRSVQGTAMLIGFPLTFGANIFARTETMPGWLQAWVDVNPVSHLTSAVRALLVDDGSVGGHAIATLLWAAAIFAVFAPLAVNRYANKT from the coding sequence ATGACCACCGCGACCAAGCCCACCGCCCCCGCGATGACGGCCACCCCCGAGAAGCACGACCCGCATCCGCAAGTCCCCGATTCGCCCAAGCCGTTCGCGATCGTCCGGCATTCGCTCACGCTCACGTGGCGCAACCTGGTCAAACTGAAGCACCAGCCCGAGCAGTTGATCGACCTCACCCTGCAACCGATCTTGTTCATCGTGATGTTCGTGTACCTCTTCGGCGGCGCGATCGAGGGCAGCACGAAGGACTACCTCCAGTTTGTGCTGCCCGGAATCCTGGTGCAGACCGTGGTGTTCGCGTCCCTCGGCACCGGCGTCGCGCTGTGCGAGGACATCTCCAAGGGTGTCTTCGACCGCTTCCGCTCCCTGCCCATCTCGCGGTTCACCCCGCTGGCCGGTGCCGCGCTCGGCGACGTGTGCCGGTACGTCGTCTCCATCGCGATCGTGTTCGGCTTCGGCTCGGCCATCGGATTCCGCGTCCAAACCGACGTGTTCTCCGCCCTCGCCGCCGTCGGCCTGGTCCTGGTCTTCGCGTTCGCGATGTCGTGGATCTTCGTCGTCCTCGGTGTGACCATGAAGAACCCGCGCAGTGTGCAGGGCACCGCGATGCTCATCGGATTCCCGCTGACCTTCGGCGCCAACATCTTCGCCCGCACCGAGACCATGCCCGGCTGGCTCCAGGCCTGGGTGGACGTCAACCCGGTCAGCCATCTCACCAGCGCGGTACGGGCGTTGCTGGTCGACGACGGCTCGGTGGGCGGTCACGCGATCGCGACGCTGCTGTGGGCCGCGGCCATCTTCGCGGTCTTTGCGCCGCTCGCGGTCAACCGGTACGCGAACAAGACCTGA